Below is a window of Candidatus Desulfatibia profunda DNA.
GGAATATCAAAAACACAAAACCGTGCATCATCCCTGGGGAACCTTCACCGTGCTTGATAAGAAAGACGATTTTAGGATCGCAAAACTGATCGTATATCCGGGTTCAACGCTTCAGATCACAACCGATGCGTTTACCGTAAAGCAGTTTTTTGTGCTCGAAGGCGCGGTCAACATAACAACAGATAATCAAAGCCGGCTGTTAGGTAAGGGACAGTCTGTAAATCTTGCTGTCAAGCGGACGGTTGCAATCGAAAATCCCGGAACAGGGCCGCTGGTTATTCTCGAGGTAAAGCTGGAATCTGTTTAGAAAGGAGTTATTTATATGAAGGGAATAGTACTCGTCGGCGGCTCCGGCTCTCGACTTTATCCAATAACCCGCGTGGTAAGCAAACAGCTTCTGCCGATTTACGACAAGCCGATGGTCTATTATCCGTTGTCGGTTCTGATGCTGGCCGGCATACGGGAAATACTTTTCATTTCCACACCCGAGGATTTACATTTGTTTGAAAAACTCCTGGGTGACGGTTCACACATAGGTCTTTCCTTTTCCTATGAAGTCCAGCCCAAGCCCGAGGGAATCGCCCAGGCATTTATCATTGGCAAGTCCTTCATCGGCAAAGATCCGGTTTGCCTGATTTTAGGAGATAATATTTTTTACGGTCACGATCTAACCAGAATTTTAAAGAGTGCGGTTCAGCTCAAAAAGGGCGGTCTCATCTTCGGGTATCTGGTAAAAGACCCTCAGCGCTATGGTGTTGTGGAATTTGACGCTGACAACAATGTTGTCGGGATCGAAGAAAAACCCAAAAAACCCAAATCGAATTACGCTGTACCCGGTCTCTATATATACGATAAT
It encodes the following:
- the rfbA gene encoding glucose-1-phosphate thymidylyltransferase RfbA, whose product is MKGIVLVGGSGSRLYPITRVVSKQLLPIYDKPMVYYPLSVLMLAGIREILFISTPEDLHLFEKLLGDGSHIGLSFSYEVQPKPEGIAQAFIIGKSFIGKDPVCLILGDNIFYGHDLTRILKSAVQLKKGGLIFGYLVKDPQRYGVVEFDADNNVVGIEEKPKKPKSNYAVPGLYIYDNDVVDIAAKLKPSARGELEITDINREYLRRGQLRVELLGRGFAWLDTGTQEALQQAASFVRVIQERQGLKISCIEEISYSLGYINKVQLAKLASEMLKNEYGRYLMDLIAEEENNTQR